The proteins below come from a single Triticum aestivum cultivar Chinese Spring chromosome 5D, IWGSC CS RefSeq v2.1, whole genome shotgun sequence genomic window:
- the LOC123122706 gene encoding 60S ribosomal protein L5-1, with protein MGLRSRPKEAHPFGGDSHRGPASSQARPLVYISATTLPPIPSPSARAAAASSFRRSSLLAGAMVYIKNQKTRAYSKRFQVKFKRRRQGKTDYRARLRLTNQDKNKYNTPKYRFVVRFTNKDVTAQIVYATIAGDIVMAAAYSHELPRYGLEVGLTNYAAAYCTGLLLARRVLKNRDLDEEYEGNVEATGEDFSVEPSDERRPFRALLDVGLIRTTTGNRVFGALKGALDGGLDIPHSDKRFAGFKKDEKSLDAEIHRKYIFGGHVADYMRSLADEEPEKFQTHFSEYIKRGISADDMEAVYKKVHAAIRADPTMAKSTKAPPKTHKRYNPKKLTYEQRKASLVERLNALNNSAGAADDDEDDDE; from the exons ATGGGCCTTAGAAGCAGACCGAAAGAAGCCCACCCATTCGGGGGCGACTCGCACCGCGGCCCAGCAAGCAGCCAGGCCCGCCCCCTCGTATATATAAGCGCCACCACGCTGCCTCCCATCCCTAGCCcttccgcccgcgccgccgccgcctcctccttccgcAGGAGCTCCCTCCTCGCAGGCGCGATG GTGTACATCAAGAACCAGAAGACAAGGGCGTACTCCAAGCGTTTCCAAGTCAAGTTCAAGAGAAGGCGCC AGGGGAAGACCGACTACAGGGCCAGGCTGAGGCTCACAAACCAGGACAAGAACAAATACAATACCCCCAAGTACCGTTTTGTTGTGCGATTT ACCAACAAGGATGTCACTGCACAAATTGTGTATGCTACCATTGCTGGTGATATTGTGATGGCCGCTGCCTACTCCCATGAGTTGCCTCGCTATGGTCTTGAAGTTGGCCTCACCAACTATGCTGCAG CCTACTGCACTGGTCTGCTTTTGGCTCGTCGTGTGCTCAAGAACCGTgatcttgatgaggagtatgaagGCAATGTTGAG GCCACTGGTGAGGACTTCTCTGTTGAGCCTTCTGATGAGAGGAGGCCTTTCCGTGCGCTTTTGGATGTTGGTCTTATTAGGACCACCACTGGAAACCGTGTGTTTGGTGCCCTTAAG GGAGCTTTGGATGGTGGCCTTGACATTCCCCACAGTGACAAGAGATTTGCTGGGTTCAAAAAGGACGAGAAGTCGCTGGATGCTGAGATTCACCGCAAGTACATCTTTGGAGGGCATGTTGCTGACTACATGAGG TCACTAGCAGATGAGGAACCAGAGAAGTTCCAAACTCATTTCAGTGAGTACATCAAGAGGGGAATCTCAGCTGATGACATGGAAGCAGTTTACAAGAAGGTTCATGCTGCCATCCGTGCTGATCCCACCATGGCCAAATCAACCAAGGCGCCTCCCAAGACTCACAAGAG GTACAACCCCAAGAAGCTGACCTATGAGCAGAGGAAGGCCAGCCTCGTCGAAAGGCTCAACGCCCTCAACAACTCTGCCGGTGCCGCCgatgacgacgaggacgacgacgagtgA